In the Phaseolus vulgaris cultivar G19833 chromosome 7, P. vulgaris v2.0, whole genome shotgun sequence genome, one interval contains:
- the LOC137830657 gene encoding protein trichome birefringence-like: MFLTLYKSSTTTHVFLCLSLPIILEPLYKSSTKTHVFLCLSLPIIFLGTQTKPPFTLMADAKYIPIEGTLNSDLKTLFSISKTRKTLTFAYAFTFAFVVFTVFLAFCPSPNTSSPFFTNIFSSTASSTSSTTAYKSQLSSIFSFFFHNTTSSSSSSSSFNSTAATAHNTTSSRSTNNTFQSPPKSERPFKTTPFENQTQTTPTISKISSNHTAKPHDGDVVNKEPSSVSNHTRVSGTSYEDKALKKTNHSSNGVASAPKVSGGSPHESLSSLGKGGDTGKEVVHSNYTASVVKKQKNGNKEEDSKVEDETIKALIKCDFFDGEWIKDDSYPLYEPGSCNLIDEQFSCIQNGRADKDYQKYKWKPKGCSLPRLHGQRMLEMLRGKRLIFVGDSINRNMWESLICILRNSVKDKSKVYEAKGRVHFRGEASYSFIFKDYNFSAELFVSPFLVQEWEVQVKNGTKKETLRLDLVGKSSVQYKNADIIIFNTGHWWTHDKTSKGKDYYQEGSHVYNELNVLEAFRKAITTWSRWIDANVDSSKSMIFFRGYSASHFSGGQWNSGGQCDSETVPIKNEKYLKEYPPKMRVLEKVLKNMKTQVTYLNVTKMTDLRKDGHPSIYRKQNLSAEERKSPLRFQDCSHWCLPGVPDTWNEILYAELLLKQYQNQHLKKKP; encoded by the exons ATGTTTCTAACATTGTATAAGTCTTCAACAACAACACATGTCTTTCTCTGTCTCTCTCTTCCAATAATCTTAGAACCATTGTATAAGTCTTCAACTAAAACACATGTCTTTCTCTGTCTCTCTCTTCCAATAATCTTCTTAGGGACTCAAACAAAACCACCCTTCACCCTCATGGCTGATGCCAAGTACATTCCAATAGAGGGCACCCTTAACTCAGACCTCAAGACCCTCTTCTCCATTTCCAAAACCAGAAAAACTCTCACTTTTGCCTATGCTTTTACTTTTGCTTTTGTTGTTTTCACTGTTTTCCTTGCCTTTTGCCCCTCTCCAAACACCTCCTCTCCCTTCTTCACCAACATTTTCTCCTCCACTGCCTCCTCCACTTCCTCCACTACTGCATACAAGTCCCAACTCTCTtccattttctctttcttcttccacAACACcacctcttcttcttcttcatcatcatcattcaaTTCCACAGCTGCTACCGCCCATAACACCACCTCCTCTAGATCTACCAACAACACTTTTCAATCTCCTCCAAAAAGTGAAAGGCCTTTTAAAACCACCCCTTTTGAAAACCAAACTCAAACCACCCCAACTATAAGCAAGATATCCAGCAATCACACAGCAAAACCGCATGATGGTGATGTTGTGAATAAAGAGCCATCAAGTGTTTCCAATCATACCCGAGTTTCTGGAACTTCTTATGAGGATAAAGCTTTAAAGAAGACAAATCATTCTTCAAATGGTGTTGCTTCTGCGCCCAAGGTTTCAGGGGGGAGTCCCCATGAGAGTCTGAGTTCTTTGGGGAAAGGAGGGGACACAGGGAAGGAGGTTGTGCACAGTAATTACACGGCTTCCGTGGTGAAGAAACAGAAGAATGGGAACAAGGAAGAGGATTCGAAGGTGGAAGATGAAACGATTAAGGCTTTGATCAAGTGTGATTTTTTTGATGGGGAATGGATTAAGGATGATTCTTATCCTCTCTATGAACCAGGTTCTTGCAATCTGATCGATGAACAGTTCAGTTGCATACAAAATGGAAGAGCAGATAAAGACTATCAGAAATATAAGTGGAAGCCAAAGGGATGCAGCCTCCCAAG GTTACACGGACAACGAATGCTGGAAATGTTGAGAGGCAAGAGGCTTATTTTTGTGGGTGATTCCATCAATAGGAACATGTGGGAATCTCTCATCTGCATCCTGAGAAACTCTGTGAAAGACAAAAGCAAAGTCTATGAAGCAAAAGGAAGAGTCCATTTCAGAGGGGAAGCCTCTTATTCATTCATATTCAAA GATTATAACTTCTCCGCGGAGCTTTTTGTGTCCCCATTCTTAGTTCAAGAATGGGAAGTTCAAGTGAAGAATGGAACAAAGAAGGAAACACTTCGTTTGGATTTGGTTGGTAAATCTTCAGTCCAATATAAAAATGCAGATATAATCATCTTCAACACTGGTCACTGGTGGACTCATGATAAAACTTCCAAAGG GAAGGACTACTACCAAGAGGGAAGCCATGTCTATAATGAATTGAATGTTCTGGAGGCATTTAGAAAGGCAATAACCACTTGGAGTAGATGGATTGATGCCAACGTAGATTCATCCAAGTCTATGATATTCTTCAGAGGCTATTCTGCTTCACATTTCAG TGGGGGGCAATGGAATTCTGGTGGACAATGTGACAGTGAAACTGTGCCAATAAAAAATGAGAAGTACTTGAAGGAATACCCTCCTAAGATGAGGGTTTTGgaaaaggttttgaagaatATGAAAACCCAAGTCACCTACCTAAATGTGACTAAAATGACAGATTTAAGGAAGGATGGTCATCCCTCTATTTATAGGAAGCAAAACCTATCAGCAGAGGAGAGAAAATCACCATTGAGGTTCCAAGACTGCAGTCACTGGTGCCTCCCTGGTGTTCCTGATACATGGAATGAGATCCTTTATGCTGAGCTTCTTTTGAAACAGTATCAGAATCAGCATCTGAAGAAGAAACCATAG
- the LOC137830659 gene encoding uncharacterized protein, which produces MAKFGEGDKRWIVTERADGTNVHNWHWAETNCLEWSRTFFRKLFANVAVADGDVSVAVKKVERLDGEAYVNVRKGKVIPGYEIGVTLAWEGEVRGSDGKVLQKVDGSVEIPYISDENADEDPEVRITVKDSGEVGKRLKQVVVEKAKPVILEKVRVWVESMAKGGPVKDDLEAKKVVSQKNNGSSSNGNGNINGNNENDSKKNEKSEGKKGFKTISLTERFNCRAQDLFEILLDENRWRGFTQSSAKISKEVGGEFSIFDGSVTGRHLELQEGKLIVQRWRFGSWLDGIQSTVRIVFEEPEGGITVVKLTHSDVPEEDRYGNATVVENTERGWRDLIFQRIRAVFGFGI; this is translated from the exons ATGGCCAAGTTCGGCGAGGGTGACAAACGTTGGATCGTCACGGAGCGTGCTGACGGCACCAACGTTCACAACTGGCACTGGGCTGAGACCAACTGTCTCGAATGGTCCAGAACCTTCTTCCGAAAGCTCTTCGCCAACGTCGCCGTCGCTGACGGTGACGTCTCCGTCGCCGTCAAGAAGGTGGAGAGACTCGATGGCGAGGCCTACGTTAATGTGCGCAAGGGGAAGGTGATTCCCGGGTACGAGATCGGCGTGACGCTCGCGTGGGAGGGCGAGGTGCGTGGCTCCGACGGGAAGGTCCTGCAGAAGGTCGACGGCTCCGTCGAGATCCCGTACATCTCCGACGAGAACGCCGACGAGGATCCCGAGGTTAGGATTACGGTGAAGGATAGCGGGGAGGTTGGGAAGAGGCTGAAGCAGGTGGTGGTGGAGAAGGCGAAACCGGTGATTTTGGAGAAAGTTAGGGTTTGGGTGGAGAGCATGGCGAAGGGTGGGCCCGTGAAGGATGATCTTGAAGCGAAGAAAGTGGTGTCTCAGAAGAACAACGGTAGTAGTAGTAATGGTAATGGTAATATTAATGGTAATAATGAGAATGATTCGAAGAAGAATGAGAAGAGTGAAGGGAAGAAGGGGTTTAAAACGATTAGTTTGACGGAGAGGTTTAATTGTAGAGCGCAGGatttatttgagattttgtTGGATGAGAATAGGTGGAGGGGTTTCACGCAGAGCAGCGCGAAGATTAGCAAGGAGGTTGGGGGTGAGTTTAGTATTTTCGATGGGTCTGTTACTGGCAGACATTTGGAGTTGCAGGAAGGGAAGTTGATCGTACAGAGGTGGAGGTTTGGGAGCTGGCTTGACGGGATTCAATCCACG GTCAGGATTGTGTTTGAGGAGCCTGAAGGTGGAATCACAGTTGTTAAGCTCACGCATAGTGATGTGCCTGAAGAAGACAG ATATGGGAATGCAACTGTGGTGGAAAACACAGAGAGGGGATGGCGGGATCTCATTTTCCAAAGGATACGGGCTGTGTTTGGTTTTGGAATTTGA